TTCCGGATTCTTTGTATAATCTTCCTCCACAAACTCTACGAACCGCTCATTCAACATCGTGTCACCATCAGTACTGATAAAAACATCACCAGTAACAAATTTAAGACCAATCTCTTGCGCATAACTTTTGTTGCCAGTTGCTTTTGGCAAAGTAATCACCTGAATTCGATCGCCAAATTTTTTAAGAATTTCGCCACTACGGTCTGTACTACCATCATTAACCACAATAACCTGGTCTGGCAACCGGGTTTGATTAAGACATGAGCTCACACATGCCTCGATAGATTTTTCCTCGTTGTGACAAGGTATAAGTATTGAAATCTTCATTTTATATAAGGCCTTATATTTTCTTCACCACAGAAGACATAGAGAAGACAAGCAAGATGCAAGCAGTACACCCTACGTACAGAAACAGGATTTTTCTTCACTGGAGAACGAAAACTTACCTAACAATCTATCTTAAAAATAGAGTTTTGTCAAGCCTTGGCATTGACAAATATCCTATATTTTATACAGTTTAAGTTGTTCTGATCATAATAAGGAGAGAAAATGAAGCTCCCTCGCCAACATAAACAAAAACTGCTTAGTTTGTTTAACGAAAAAGTCTTAATAAGACTTGCCTTGTGGGATAACCTTGGCAAGGACCCACAAAAAATACTTAAGTATATAAATTCAATTATTGAAAAAATTGAATTTAATTTAGCAGAATCACCCAGTTTCTACCCTAAAGGTGCTGGGGTAAATATTAAATGCTTTAAACTTTACTTTGGTTTAGCCGGTAATAGACCACTGAGACAAACAGATGTTTTGCACCATCTTAATCTTAAGACTTGTACCAGAGAAATAGGGAGAAAAGTATCTAGGGCAGCTAAGATAATAACAAACGAAATCACCAGACTCACGAACTTTGGTGAAATCCCTGTTCAGTGCATATATTTACCAAGGGATGTTACATCAAAACTTAGCAGGCTTAAGATAACTACAGTAGAGTCTCTACGTGAACACCTGGGTAACGAATTAAAAGATTTAAATATCATAGGGTCAAGCAGACTTAAACAAACCAAACAAAAACTAGCATGTTTAGACAGTCTGACAAACTAAGTATTACTAAAAAGCCGCTCATTAACGGCTTTTTGTTTTTATATCAAACTTCCCTACCCCTCCTTCGCGACGATCATTGCTTTTACACGCATGGTAGAGACCACGGCATCACGAGCTCGTTCATCAAGTTGCATAGTGATAAACTTGATGGTTTCCTCTAGGTTTGGAATCATCACGTTTTCGAGAGCCGATACACGACGGCGGGTTTTTTCGATTTCTTCTGCTAAGTTTTCAGCGGTTTTCTCAAGAGCCGCTAAGCGTACGATGTCGACAAACACTTCATCGAACTTCACGATTGCATTATCCAAGTCTCCGGTAGTTCCGGTAAATCCGTATGAAAAAGCAGAACCTTCTTTAGAGATTTTAAACTCCGGAATCTTAACTGACATCACGTTTTTTACCCCAACCTCAAGCGAGGTCTTGGCATTTGGCACCAAGAGAGCAATCTCTTGGTCTAGTCGTGAAGTCATCGCACTTGAGCGCTGATACGAATCAAAAGCTCGTCCCAACCTCTCTTCTACCACTTGGCGCAAATCGCGGGTTTCAAAAATAATCGTCATGAATTTTTTGATCAAACCATCACGTTTATCTTTAAGAAGTTTATGACCCTTTTTAGCCACCTTAAGTTCTTTCTTAAGATTCAGTAGCGATATTCGGGTTGGGCTAACTTTAAGTATCATAATTTATTAATTATGCAGCTTTAGGCATGTACTCATCAACCAAAGCTGGCTTCACTCGCTTTAGGGATTCGCGCGGCAACATTGAAAGTAGTTTCCAGCCAATATCCAAAGATTCATCAACCGAACGGTTATCAAACTCACCTTGTCCGACAAATTCCTTTTCAAAGGCATCCGCAAAGCGCAAGTGAGCCTTATCTGATTCGTCCAAAGAAGCTTCTCCCAGTACCACTGCCAGTTCTCGCACCTCCTTTCCTACCGCGTACGATGCAAACAGCTGGTCTTTGAGATCTTTATGATCACCACGAGTTTTACCTTCACCTACCCCAGCCGACC
Above is a genomic segment from Candidatus Nomurabacteria bacterium containing:
- a CDS encoding V-type ATP synthase subunit D, whose product is MILKVSPTRISLLNLKKELKVAKKGHKLLKDKRDGLIKKFMTIIFETRDLRQVVEERLGRAFDSYQRSSAMTSRLDQEIALLVPNAKTSLEVGVKNVMSVKIPEFKISKEGSAFSYGFTGTTGDLDNAIVKFDEVFVDIVRLAALEKTAENLAEEIEKTRRRVSALENVMIPNLEETIKFITMQLDERARDAVVSTMRVKAMIVAKEG